A stretch of the Lolium perenne isolate Kyuss_39 chromosome 3, Kyuss_2.0, whole genome shotgun sequence genome encodes the following:
- the LOC139838259 gene encoding uncharacterized protein produces MAGASGSWRGSYMTDDDIERLVRLHRIPSTAVTERRTNLYNRAVTLYHKAKLDRADLARELEAVKAEAARVPQLEADLRVARAQCAESEEAGRSAAAKLKVAEGELVRLRWLEANHLKELALLRTAEKEKVDDLSKRLTEVEKQQLALQEEVTAKTAELSATAKRWVEEIGMLDRGLSGECFLSFFLSLCRLSAVGYWLRLAAGSRNSDFFAISVITLGAVGSCRLPLGYFF; encoded by the exons aTGGCCGGCGCGAGCGGGTCTTGGAGGGGATCGTACATGACTGACGACGACATCGAGCGTCTGGTGCGCCTCCAccggatcccgtcgacg GCGGTTACGGAGCGgcgcaccaacttgtacaaccgcgccgtgaccctctaccacaaggccaagcttgaccgggctgacttggctcgcgagctggaggccgtcaagg ctgaagccgccagagtcccgcagctggaggcggatcttcgggttgcccgcgctcagtgcgccgagagcgaggaggcgggccggtctgctgccgccaagctcaaggtggctgagggggagTTGGTGCGGCTGCGCTGGCTTGAGgcgaaccacctcaaggagcttgccctcctcaggacggctgagaaggagaaggtggacgacCTGAGCAAGCGGCTGACCGAGGTTGAGAAGCAGcagcttgcgcttcaggaggaggtgacCGCCAAGActgcggagctgtcggccaccgccaagcgctgggtggaggagattggcatgctcgaccgcggcttgtcgggtgagtgctttctttctttcttcctttccctttgccggctttcggctgtcggctactggcttaggttggcagccggcagcagaaactctgattttttcgctatctccGTCATcacgctgggggcagtcggttcttgccggctgccgctagGCTATTTCTTCtag